A window of the Bdellovibrio sp. ZAP7 genome harbors these coding sequences:
- a CDS encoding sorbosone dehydrogenase family protein — translation MLLSFSKALIRAAALFTALNLHAAEKLPLDRLKLPPGFEISVWATVPDARSIAQAPGGRFFVGNRAKDKVYLVQNGKAQVFADKLDTPNGVAVKDGKLYVAEVPRILEYAIPGKINGPQKFIRELPQKFPKDTHHGWKFIRFGPDGKLYVPVGAPCNICDLGTEYGRIYRVDVNGTGKDVVAEGVRNTVGFDWDPVSKDLWFTDNGRDWYGEDSPPDEINHLTKVGEHFGFPFCHGKNIQDKEFGKGKDCKTFKAPEAELRAHVAALGMRFYNGKMFPSEYQGGIIYAEHGSWNRTIPQGYMVGFAQVKDGKITNVKPLVEGWLQAGGDVFGRPVDVEVMEDGSVLISDDKAGVIYRLTYKAKGK, via the coding sequence ATGTTGTTATCGTTCTCAAAAGCCCTCATCAGAGCAGCTGCTCTTTTCACCGCCCTGAATCTGCACGCTGCCGAAAAGTTGCCGCTCGATAGATTAAAACTTCCTCCGGGATTTGAAATTTCAGTGTGGGCAACGGTTCCCGATGCGCGTTCGATCGCCCAAGCGCCAGGCGGAAGATTTTTCGTCGGCAATCGCGCGAAAGACAAAGTTTATCTGGTCCAAAACGGCAAGGCTCAGGTTTTTGCTGATAAGCTCGATACCCCAAATGGTGTCGCCGTTAAAGATGGAAAGCTTTACGTTGCGGAAGTGCCGCGTATACTGGAATACGCAATTCCTGGGAAAATCAACGGACCACAAAAATTCATTCGTGAATTGCCGCAAAAGTTTCCAAAAGACACGCATCACGGTTGGAAGTTCATTCGCTTTGGTCCCGATGGCAAACTCTATGTTCCCGTGGGAGCTCCGTGCAACATCTGTGATTTGGGTACAGAGTACGGGCGCATTTACCGTGTGGACGTCAATGGAACTGGCAAAGATGTCGTGGCCGAAGGTGTGCGCAATACTGTGGGTTTTGATTGGGATCCGGTCAGCAAAGATTTATGGTTTACCGATAACGGTCGTGACTGGTACGGCGAAGATTCCCCGCCGGACGAGATCAATCATCTGACAAAAGTGGGGGAGCATTTTGGTTTCCCATTCTGTCATGGCAAAAACATTCAGGACAAAGAATTCGGCAAAGGTAAAGACTGCAAAACCTTTAAAGCTCCCGAGGCCGAACTGCGTGCTCACGTCGCCGCTTTGGGAATGCGTTTTTATAACGGGAAAATGTTTCCTTCCGAGTATCAAGGCGGTATCATTTACGCTGAACACGGTTCTTGGAATCGCACGATCCCTCAAGGTTATATGGTAGGCTTTGCTCAAGTGAAAGATGGCAAGATCACCAACGTAAAACCTTTGGTGGAAGGTTGGTTGCAAGCAGGTGGCGACGTATTTGGACGCCCGGTGGATGTCGAAGTTATGGAAGACGGTTCAGTCCTGATTTCTGACGACAAAGCAGGAGTGATCTATCGCCTGACGTATAAAGCAAAAGGAAAGTAA